TGCCTCTATCTTGTTACTCAGTGCGTGCGGTTCAGCCACGCGCGTCGTCGTCCTTCAGAATCCTCAGACGAAGCAGACCGTTGAGTGCAAGGTGATGAATCCCGACATACCTGCGGTCAGAGCCAAACAGATTAAGGATTGCGTGAAGGCGTACAAGGCGGCTGGCTACGACGTTGTCGGTGATTCGGAGAAGTAAGGCTGGCTAGGCGAAGAAGTACTTCGAGTCTAGCACGCCTCGGATGTCGAGCGTGCCACGCTGCAACGTCGAGCCGACCGGCTTCGACAGGCCCGCCTGGAACTCCGCTAATGAGTCTCGCGAATCACGTTAATGCCTGCTCACGAGGGGAAACGCCATTAACCAGTTCCGCAAGACTCATTAGCACGTCGTGACGCTGATACATGGTGACGAAGCTCTCCCGCAGCACCTTGGCGAGCATCGGGACGTCCGCCGCGACTGTGCCGTAGCCGTCATGCTCCATGGCGAACCTCGTGAGGCCCGCCCGCCAGCGGCGGTCGCCCCGTCCGTGGCCCCCGTCCCCGTGACAGAACCTCCCAGACTCAGCCGGCGGCCGCCCCAGGAGCCGACGGCACAGCCGCCTTCATTGGGACAGAGCCCCATGTGCAGCACGAGCAGTGATCAGATGAAGCGCTGCCAAAGTTTCGAGGCTGGCATATCCGCCAGCGTGGACGTAAGCAACCGGCACCTGCCGACTCGATAGCGCCTCAAACACAAAGGCTTCCCGCTTCTCGATGTCAGGGA
The nucleotide sequence above comes from Candidatus Rokuibacteriota bacterium. Encoded proteins:
- a CDS encoding DNA-directed RNA polymerase, yielding MGRPPAESGRFCHGDGGHGRGDRRWRAGLTRFAMEHDGYGTVAADVPMLAKVLRESFVTMYQRHDVLMSLAELVNGVSPREQALT